A genomic segment from Desulfonatronum lacustre DSM 10312 encodes:
- a CDS encoding glycosyltransferase family 4 protein: MTIIHTEASDAWGGQDIRVFTEALWLRDRGHRVHLFTPAHGELFRRAREAGLDCEAISFAKRTKPTDFVRLMRRFTAIRPDVVCTHSSVDSWVGLTAARACKVPAAIRYRHVSTPVGNNFMNRWQYRGLCDHVVTTAGMIRDELRRTLGLPPDKVSSIPTGIAAPDMPTRNRARGELLKRFNLPDNAQLIGQVSVLRSWKGQYVLIDAFERLAAKLPDARLLLVGGGPVMGDYSKRSRESPFASRILLPGHQEDVWPFFRGLDVAVLASTKNEGIPQAGLQAMFARCPFVGTAVGGIPEIVDHQRTGLLVPPSDPGALAAAITRVLHQPDLARSMTDNALNMVQAEFTLSGMGRRIEALQLRLMDETSQKSQKQARK, encoded by the coding sequence TTGACCATCATCCACACCGAAGCCTCGGACGCCTGGGGCGGGCAGGACATTCGGGTCTTCACCGAGGCGCTTTGGCTTCGGGACCGGGGGCATCGCGTGCACCTGTTCACTCCGGCCCACGGCGAGCTGTTCCGGCGCGCCCGGGAGGCGGGGCTGGACTGTGAAGCGATTTCCTTTGCCAAGCGGACCAAGCCAACGGACTTTGTGCGCCTGATGCGGCGGTTCACGGCCATCCGGCCGGACGTGGTCTGCACCCACAGCAGCGTGGACAGTTGGGTGGGATTGACGGCTGCCAGGGCGTGCAAGGTCCCGGCGGCGATCCGCTATCGCCACGTGAGTACGCCGGTGGGGAATAATTTCATGAATCGGTGGCAGTACCGCGGGTTGTGCGACCACGTGGTGACCACGGCCGGGATGATACGGGACGAACTGCGCCGCACCCTGGGCCTGCCGCCGGACAAGGTCAGCTCCATTCCCACGGGCATCGCCGCGCCGGACATGCCTACGCGGAACCGGGCCCGGGGCGAATTGCTGAAACGTTTCAACCTTCCGGACAACGCCCAGCTCATCGGTCAGGTTTCGGTCTTGCGCAGTTGGAAAGGACAGTACGTGCTCATCGACGCGTTTGAACGTCTGGCCGCCAAGCTGCCCGATGCCCGCCTGCTCCTGGTGGGCGGAGGGCCGGTCATGGGCGACTATTCCAAACGTAGCCGGGAAAGCCCGTTTGCCTCACGCATCCTGCTGCCCGGCCATCAGGAAGACGTCTGGCCGTTTTTTCGCGGTCTGGACGTGGCCGTGCTGGCCAGCACGAAAAACGAAGGCATCCCCCAGGCCGGGCTGCAGGCCATGTTCGCGCGGTGTCCCTTCGTGGGCACGGCTGTCGGCGGAATCCCGGAAATCGTGGATCATCAGCGCACCGGCCTGCTCGTCCCCCCCAGCGACCCAGGGGCCCTGGCCGCCGCGATCACCCGAGTGCTCCATCAGCCGGACCTGGCGAGATCAATGACGGACAACGCCCTGAACATGGTCCAAGCCGAATTCACACTTTCCGGCATGGGCCGCCGAATCGAAGCATTACAGCTTCGGCTCATGGACGAAACGAGTCAGAAGAGTCAAAAGCAGGCACGAAAATGA
- a CDS encoding pentapeptide repeat-containing protein, with product MNLNGANLSGINLQGAYLKNADLRNANLTNANFIDTYLDGAKLDGATLTGANFSKAIWPDGRVCAFGSIGQCN from the coding sequence GTGAACCTCAATGGCGCCAATCTCTCCGGAATCAACCTCCAGGGAGCCTATCTCAAGAATGCCGACCTCCGAAACGCCAACCTCACCAATGCCAACTTCATCGACACATACCTCGACGGGGCCAAGCTGGACGGGGCAACGCTGACCGGCGCCAATTTCAGCAAGGCCATCTGGCCCGATGGACGGGTCTGCGCCTTCGGGTCCATCGGTCAATGCAATTAG
- a CDS encoding RT0821/Lpp0805 family surface protein: MHSTRKTLAILAVLALLAAGCGSTQGGSAPINQIGGGLLGGIGGGIAGAQIGAGSGRVAAIIGGTILGAVLGSYVGGYMDRMDQQQVSRTLETQPTGQTSQWKNPDTGNRFNVTPVNTYQRPDGQYCREFVTQVEVGGKTEQAYGTACRMPDGSWKVQ; encoded by the coding sequence ATGCACTCAACACGAAAAACATTGGCGATTTTGGCTGTATTGGCCTTGCTGGCCGCTGGTTGCGGCAGCACCCAGGGCGGCAGCGCACCCATCAACCAGATCGGTGGTGGCCTGCTCGGCGGGATCGGCGGCGGCATTGCCGGCGCGCAAATCGGCGCGGGCAGCGGGAGGGTCGCGGCGATCATCGGCGGGACCATCCTGGGCGCGGTCCTGGGCAGCTACGTGGGCGGTTATATGGACCGCATGGATCAGCAGCAGGTCAGCCGCACCCTGGAAACGCAACCCACCGGACAGACATCGCAGTGGAAAAATCCGGATACCGGCAATCGCTTCAACGTTACCCCCGTGAACACCTATCAGCGTCCCGACGGGCAATACTGCCGCGAATTCGTGACCCAGGTCGAAGTCGGCGGCAAGACGGAACAGGCCTACGGAACCGCATGCCGCATGCCGGACGGCTCCTGGAAGGTTCAGTAG
- a CDS encoding NAD(P)H-dependent glycerol-3-phosphate dehydrogenase, with protein sequence MQTAVFGGGSWGTTLANLLAHKHGSARLWVREKELASLIRAKRRNPWYLPDLELAPGLTASDDLAQVTEGADFFLFVVPSQFYGGVLKTVREFLPKKPVVISASKGIALDTLRTMSEVTEEALIGLKPVFAMLSGPSFAKEVSQGMPTAVTLGCKDKAAAKSIQDLLSTDAFRVYTNKDVRGVELGGALKNIIAIAAGISDGLGFGTNARAALITRGLAEMSRLGVAMGAQAQTFMGLAGMGDLVLTCTGDLSRNRQVGLKLAQGNKLLDILGQMKMVAEGVKTTESVHALGQRHKVDLPITEQVYQVLYEGKDPRQAVQELMRRELKSEQ encoded by the coding sequence ATGCAAACAGCGGTATTCGGCGGCGGCAGTTGGGGCACGACCCTGGCCAATCTCTTGGCGCACAAGCACGGCTCGGCCAGGCTATGGGTCCGGGAAAAGGAACTGGCCTCCCTGATCCGCGCCAAGCGCCGCAACCCGTGGTACCTGCCAGACCTGGAACTGGCCCCCGGCCTCACCGCCAGCGACGACCTGGCCCAGGTCACGGAAGGCGCGGACTTCTTTCTTTTCGTCGTGCCCAGTCAATTTTACGGCGGGGTGCTCAAGACCGTGCGCGAGTTCCTCCCTAAAAAGCCGGTGGTCATCTCCGCCAGCAAGGGGATCGCCCTGGACACCTTGCGGACCATGTCCGAGGTGACGGAGGAAGCCCTTATCGGCCTCAAGCCCGTTTTCGCCATGCTCTCCGGCCCCTCTTTCGCCAAGGAAGTCAGCCAGGGCATGCCCACGGCGGTCACCCTGGGCTGCAAGGACAAGGCCGCGGCCAAGTCCATCCAGGATTTGCTCTCCACGGACGCCTTCCGGGTCTACACCAACAAGGACGTTCGCGGCGTGGAACTGGGCGGAGCCTTGAAGAACATCATCGCCATCGCCGCCGGGATCTCCGACGGCCTCGGCTTCGGCACCAACGCCCGGGCCGCCCTGATCACCCGCGGCCTGGCCGAAATGTCCCGGCTGGGCGTGGCCATGGGCGCCCAGGCCCAGACCTTCATGGGCTTGGCCGGCATGGGGGACCTGGTATTGACCTGCACCGGGGACCTGTCCCGCAATCGCCAGGTCGGCCTGAAACTGGCCCAGGGCAACAAACTTTTGGATATCCTCGGGCAGATGAAAATGGTCGCCGAAGGCGTCAAGACCACGGAATCGGTGCACGCCCTGGGTCAGCGGCACAAGGTCGACCTGCCCATCACCGAACAGGTGTATCAGGTTCTTTACGAGGGCAAGGACCCGCGACAGGCCGTGCAGGAATTAATGCGGCGGGAACTGAAAAGCGAACAGTAA
- a CDS encoding lytic transglycosylase domain-containing protein produces MTLKIRHGVGYSVLCGCLLVWTTLIATASPAADTLGEPKQVILPMTIDYALLNAMVRNTFLEGGIVAGVDTEKSRKTLYYEQDGCQGVVVSAPRFREEGGELLMETQVHLRYGRSMGRYCVLPLSFDGVLVMYQHPSVSPEDWTLRFTPLKSEMRTPDGQPARLASLAWRLVEDYVLGSLADVSVNLGPPKQELQEFLPLMLAAEDRPGVLEMLRGLRPGEVQVQAQGLRLENVMTVFDELYQPEPEWLEPYLSDEELEQFIAAWEVWDAFLVHLITTLTARHLTDDEQLLLLDVLLRMRHEFAYHLEDPVGHADLVRVQFMETWARLGPLFRGHLLEADNNSLLGYLAFFTASDALLALDKLGPTLGLEISRDGLIRLARLLDEQETLLEYGPELLPELRRALGLGWGLGNGPDNGLDNEDVGREPMQPGSRWSRSLKFLQGHLAVFFIGTAQAESPPAELEADLAHWIFQGRDLKAYMDRVTGVLRDRTDEVLDKAEKPADHHDFFHDLALATAWQESCFRQFTTSGDGILYIRSYNNTSVGIMQINERVWRGLYDQTRLRWDIAYNAQAGVEILDLYFAKYAHPRMRKEPEANWTADLQAGMLYAMYNGGPGQLDRFLTRAQENKLFRSDRLFREKWDWIRQDALDKISICLIGR; encoded by the coding sequence ATGACGCTGAAAATTCGCCATGGAGTCGGATATTCCGTCCTGTGCGGTTGCCTGCTGGTCTGGACGACGTTGATCGCCACCGCCTCTCCGGCCGCCGACACCTTGGGCGAGCCCAAACAGGTCATCCTGCCCATGACCATCGACTACGCGCTGCTCAACGCCATGGTCCGAAACACGTTTCTGGAAGGAGGTATCGTCGCGGGGGTGGATACGGAGAAGAGCCGCAAAACCTTGTATTACGAGCAGGACGGTTGTCAGGGCGTCGTTGTTTCCGCTCCGCGCTTCCGGGAAGAAGGCGGCGAACTGCTCATGGAAACGCAGGTCCATCTGCGTTACGGCCGGAGCATGGGCAGGTATTGCGTCCTTCCGCTGAGTTTCGACGGGGTGCTGGTCATGTATCAACATCCCTCGGTCTCTCCCGAGGACTGGACCCTCCGCTTCACGCCGCTCAAATCCGAAATGCGCACCCCGGACGGCCAACCGGCCCGCCTGGCCTCCCTGGCGTGGCGTTTGGTGGAGGACTACGTTCTGGGTTCCCTGGCCGACGTTTCGGTGAACCTGGGCCCGCCCAAGCAGGAGCTGCAAGAGTTCCTGCCGTTGATGCTGGCCGCCGAGGACCGGCCGGGTGTGCTTGAAATGCTGCGAGGCCTGCGTCCCGGGGAAGTGCAGGTCCAGGCTCAAGGGTTGCGCCTGGAAAACGTCATGACGGTTTTCGACGAACTGTATCAGCCCGAGCCGGAATGGCTGGAGCCGTACCTGTCCGACGAGGAACTGGAGCAGTTCATTGCCGCCTGGGAAGTCTGGGACGCTTTTTTGGTGCATCTGATCACGACCCTGACAGCCAGACATCTTACGGACGACGAACAGTTGCTCCTGCTGGACGTTTTGCTGCGCATGCGCCATGAGTTCGCGTATCACCTCGAAGATCCGGTTGGTCACGCCGACTTGGTCCGCGTCCAGTTCATGGAAACCTGGGCCAGGCTCGGACCGTTGTTTCGCGGCCATCTCCTGGAGGCCGACAATAACTCCTTGCTGGGCTACCTGGCTTTTTTTACCGCTTCCGACGCCCTCTTGGCCTTGGATAAACTGGGACCGACACTGGGGCTGGAGATCAGCCGGGACGGCCTGATCCGTCTGGCCAGGTTGCTGGACGAGCAGGAGACGCTTTTGGAGTACGGCCCGGAACTGCTTCCGGAGTTGCGCCGCGCCTTAGGGCTGGGCTGGGGGCTGGGCAACGGGCCGGACAATGGGCTGGACAACGAGGATGTCGGTCGAGAACCAATGCAGCCGGGTTCTCGGTGGTCCCGGAGCCTAAAATTCCTCCAAGGCCACCTCGCGGTGTTTTTCATTGGAACCGCCCAGGCCGAGTCCCCCCCGGCGGAACTGGAAGCCGATCTTGCCCATTGGATTTTCCAGGGGCGAGACCTGAAAGCGTACATGGACCGGGTGACCGGAGTGCTCCGGGATCGAACCGACGAGGTTCTGGACAAAGCCGAAAAGCCTGCCGACCATCACGATTTTTTCCACGACCTGGCCCTGGCCACGGCCTGGCAGGAAAGCTGTTTCCGTCAGTTCACGACATCCGGGGACGGGATCCTGTACATCCGATCCTACAACAACACTTCCGTAGGCATCATGCAGATCAATGAACGGGTCTGGCGCGGCCTCTACGACCAGACCCGCCTACGCTGGGACATCGCCTACAACGCCCAGGCCGGGGTGGAGATCCTGGACCTGTACTTCGCCAAATACGCCCATCCCAGGATGCGCAAAGAACCCGAAGCAAACTGGACAGCAGACTTGCAGGCCGGAATGCTCTACGCCATGTACAACGGAGGACCGGGACAGCTGGATCGATTTCTGACCCGCGCCCAGGAGAACAAGCTGTTTCGCAGCGACCGCCTGTTCAGGGAAAAATGGGACTGGATTCGCCAAGACGCCCTGGACAAAATTTCCATTTGCCTCATCGGACGGTAA
- a CDS encoding glycosyltransferase family 9 protein — protein MSAKPILILQMQRMGDLILSFPLFLWLQREHPGHPLWVVGEPRFYEALLPVSPAVTYFPWTATEQVRRTSFALCVNLSHERAAAGLAGEVRAEHRVGPVQSADGVRRIHGPWQLYRAGLVHANRHNRFHWADLNALDCVPLSRIATTRWPAPRTRLGDRRRIGLFLGASEPAKRPTPRFWADLAGELLHRDLRPILLGGPAERDMAAKVQKKIGHNVLNLVDRLTLAQFVDLGQSLELLVTPDTGPMHLAAWTGLRVLNLSLGPVNPWETGPYQPGHSVLQARISCAGCWGCTHPKHPGAHHEARHATHRCHDHFLPRRVAQLVHALADPDGRGEARPRTADGNLFLSAKTPQGLYRLNRLLPENATRSSRNMLDEFWSMFWGSSFGLWERDKPLAAWTDLTRAFPDLAETFIRFLFGFHRKLRQARDETFWSQGPPMLRPLYSQAHLILQNDDFSWKSERQILTMTEELLRIVAGEKSL, from the coding sequence ATGTCCGCAAAGCCGATCCTCATCCTCCAAATGCAGCGCATGGGGGACCTGATTCTCTCCTTTCCCCTTTTCCTGTGGTTGCAGCGGGAACATCCGGGCCATCCGCTCTGGGTGGTGGGCGAGCCCCGCTTCTACGAGGCCTTGTTGCCCGTCAGCCCGGCGGTCACCTACTTTCCCTGGACCGCGACCGAACAAGTGCGCCGGACCTCCTTCGCCTTATGCGTCAACCTCAGCCACGAACGGGCCGCGGCGGGCCTGGCCGGAGAGGTCCGGGCCGAACACCGCGTCGGCCCCGTGCAGTCCGCCGACGGCGTGCGCCGCATTCATGGCCCATGGCAACTCTACCGGGCCGGCCTGGTCCACGCCAACCGCCACAACCGATTCCATTGGGCCGACCTGAACGCCCTGGACTGCGTTCCCCTGTCCCGGATCGCCACCACCCGCTGGCCCGCGCCCCGGACCCGCCTGGGAGACCGCCGCCGTATCGGCCTGTTCCTGGGAGCCAGCGAACCGGCCAAGCGGCCGACCCCGCGCTTCTGGGCCGACCTGGCCGGGGAACTGCTGCACCGGGATTTGCGACCGATCCTTCTGGGCGGACCCGCTGAACGGGACATGGCCGCCAAGGTCCAAAAAAAGATCGGTCATAATGTTCTCAACCTGGTCGACCGGCTGACCCTGGCCCAGTTCGTCGACCTCGGCCAGAGCCTGGAACTGCTGGTCACGCCGGACACCGGCCCCATGCATCTGGCCGCCTGGACCGGCCTGCGGGTCCTCAACCTGTCCCTGGGCCCGGTCAATCCATGGGAAACCGGCCCCTACCAGCCCGGCCACTCTGTACTTCAAGCCCGGATCAGCTGCGCGGGCTGCTGGGGCTGCACCCACCCCAAGCATCCGGGGGCGCACCATGAAGCCCGCCACGCAACCCATAGGTGCCACGACCATTTCCTGCCCCGCCGCGTAGCCCAACTGGTCCATGCCCTGGCCGATCCTGACGGACGGGGCGAAGCCAGGCCGAGAACGGCGGACGGCAACCTGTTCTTGTCCGCCAAAACGCCCCAAGGCTTGTACCGCCTCAACCGCCTGCTCCCGGAAAACGCCACGCGGTCGTCGCGGAACATGCTGGACGAATTCTGGTCGATGTTCTGGGGCAGTTCCTTCGGTCTGTGGGAACGGGACAAGCCCCTGGCGGCCTGGACCGACCTGACCCGCGCCTTCCCTGACCTGGCCGAAACCTTTATCCGCTTCCTGTTCGGCTTTCACCGCAAACTGCGCCAGGCCAGGGACGAGACGTTTTGGTCGCAAGGCCCGCCGATGCTGCGTCCGCTTTACAGCCAAGCCCACTTGATCTTGCAAAACGACGATTTTTCTTGGAAAAGTGAACGACAAATCCTGACCATGACCGAGGAACTACTCCGGATCGTGGCCGGGGAGAAAAGCCTATGA
- a CDS encoding CgeB family protein encodes MTDAHQSPPSIPTPASGLDTPARPIAYRAEAVPGGSETSSATPPEDVLIVFDSGRKWRLWGRDGKRREEDLVRTALDGSSRGLPVLLGCGLGVALRELLRTTSGPVAVVDKETTIQAVTGSRDLVDDPRVLWVDSSTPEEALDALTRWQMEHAGLPLRPVLIPLYARLDPDHYKVILAHLEASSRFDIWARANYPKCRAWPPRVLLLTSQYFLLGEVIGAFQRMDVPHRLLEFTPRETGRTEFVQDLLTAILEFKPDLVLTINHLGVDREGVLMELLEKCRLPLASWFVDNPHLVLYVYTRLVSPWTTIFTWDADNVDSLRAMGFEHVHYLPLGTDIHRFHPPADPASRPGACPDFWRARVSFVGNSMLAKVAARLKAGHFPRPMLLAYRDVARSFGDSTDDSVREHLRIAFPEVFQCFEALSSVEERLAFETAITWEATRLYRNRCVRSILPFQPLIAGDKYWKIALRGRPEAWRWHPELSYYTDLPRFYPCSEINFNCTSMQMKGAVNQRVFDIPACGQFLITDQRRQMDELFEPGREVVAYANPEEIPDLIDFYLRRPQAREKIARAARKRVLREHTYDLRMTSLLKTMLAVYG; translated from the coding sequence ATGACCGACGCCCATCAATCCCCACCCTCGATCCCGACGCCCGCTTCCGGACTCGACACTCCCGCCCGCCCTATCGCCTACCGAGCCGAGGCCGTCCCCGGCGGCTCCGAAACCTCCTCCGCTACCCCTCCGGAAGACGTCCTGATTGTTTTTGACTCTGGCCGAAAATGGCGGCTCTGGGGACGCGACGGCAAGCGGCGAGAGGAGGATCTGGTCAGGACGGCGCTGGATGGCTCATCCCGCGGGCTGCCCGTGTTGCTGGGTTGCGGACTGGGCGTCGCGCTGCGCGAACTGTTGCGAACCACCTCCGGGCCGGTGGCCGTGGTGGATAAGGAGACGACGATCCAGGCCGTGACCGGCTCACGTGACTTGGTCGACGATCCACGGGTTCTCTGGGTGGACTCCTCAACTCCGGAAGAAGCTCTGGACGCTTTGACCCGCTGGCAGATGGAGCATGCCGGATTGCCGCTTCGCCCGGTGCTCATCCCGCTCTACGCCCGCCTGGATCCGGACCACTACAAGGTCATCCTGGCCCACCTGGAGGCCAGCTCGCGTTTCGACATCTGGGCCCGGGCCAACTACCCCAAATGCCGCGCCTGGCCGCCCCGGGTACTGCTGCTGACCAGCCAGTATTTTCTTTTGGGCGAGGTGATCGGGGCCTTCCAGCGCATGGACGTCCCTCACCGACTGCTGGAATTCACGCCCCGGGAAACCGGACGAACCGAATTCGTCCAGGATCTGCTCACCGCGATCCTGGAGTTCAAGCCGGATCTGGTCCTGACCATCAACCACCTGGGGGTGGATCGGGAAGGCGTGCTCATGGAGCTGCTGGAAAAGTGCCGCCTGCCCCTGGCCTCCTGGTTCGTGGACAACCCGCACCTGGTGCTCTACGTCTACACCAGGCTGGTCAGCCCCTGGACCACGATCTTCACCTGGGACGCGGACAACGTGGATTCGTTGCGGGCCATGGGCTTCGAGCACGTCCATTACCTGCCCCTGGGCACGGACATCCACCGCTTTCACCCGCCCGCCGACCCCGCGAGCCGTCCCGGCGCCTGTCCCGATTTTTGGCGGGCCCGGGTCTCCTTCGTGGGCAACTCCATGCTGGCCAAGGTGGCGGCCCGGCTCAAGGCCGGACACTTTCCCCGGCCCATGCTCCTGGCCTATCGCGATGTGGCCCGGTCCTTCGGGGATTCAACAGACGATAGTGTCCGGGAGCACCTGCGGATCGCCTTCCCAGAGGTTTTCCAATGCTTCGAGGCTCTGTCATCGGTGGAGGAACGGCTGGCTTTCGAAACCGCGATCACCTGGGAAGCCACCCGCCTGTACCGCAACCGCTGCGTCCGGAGCATCCTGCCCTTCCAACCGCTCATCGCCGGGGACAAGTACTGGAAGATCGCCCTGCGAGGCCGACCGGAAGCGTGGCGTTGGCACCCGGAACTGAGCTACTACACGGATCTGCCCCGATTCTATCCCTGCTCCGAGATCAACTTTAACTGCACCAGCATGCAGATGAAAGGCGCGGTGAACCAGCGGGTCTTCGACATTCCGGCCTGCGGTCAATTCCTGATCACGGATCAACGCCGCCAGATGGACGAGTTGTTTGAGCCCGGACGGGAGGTCGTGGCCTATGCAAACCCCGAGGAAATCCCGGACTTGATCGATTTCTATCTGCGCCGTCCCCAGGCCCGCGAAAAAATCGCCCGGGCCGCACGGAAACGAGTGCTCCGGGAGCATACCTACGACCTGCGGATGACCTCCCTGCTCAAAACCATGCTCGCGGTTTACGGATAA
- a CDS encoding OmpA/MotB family protein, with protein MPRNNTPPQEEEGAPLWMVTFADLMSLLLTFFILVLSFANMDIVRFREMLGSIQTAFGVQVQRREADYVAFSPSEFERKDLELSQQNEEVLSMVVQLRTIMQDDEALQKSIGVEADDEGLVLRVDSESMFDVGSAVLKPEAVPALEAAIKILRDYNMNLVIRGHTDNTPVRTAQFPSNWELSSARATAALRYIMEHGGFSPTRMRAVGYADSRPLVPNNSEDNRRRNRRVEFYYHSPDAQSW; from the coding sequence ATGCCCAGAAACAACACACCGCCCCAGGAAGAAGAAGGCGCCCCCTTGTGGATGGTCACCTTCGCCGACTTGATGTCGTTGTTGCTGACCTTCTTCATTCTGGTGCTCTCCTTCGCGAACATGGACATCGTCCGTTTTCGGGAGATGCTCGGCTCCATCCAGACCGCCTTCGGAGTCCAGGTCCAACGCCGGGAGGCGGACTACGTGGCCTTTTCCCCTTCGGAGTTCGAGCGCAAGGATCTGGAACTCAGCCAACAAAACGAGGAAGTCCTGAGCATGGTCGTTCAATTGCGGACCATCATGCAGGACGACGAGGCTCTGCAAAAAAGCATCGGCGTGGAAGCGGACGACGAGGGGCTGGTATTACGGGTGGACAGTGAATCCATGTTCGACGTCGGCTCCGCCGTGCTCAAACCCGAGGCCGTCCCGGCCCTGGAGGCGGCCATCAAGATTCTGCGCGATTACAACATGAACCTGGTCATCCGCGGTCACACCGACAATACGCCCGTCAGAACAGCGCAGTTTCCCTCAAACTGGGAACTCTCCTCGGCCCGGGCCACCGCGGCCCTGCGCTATATTATGGAACACGGCGGCTTTTCCCCCACCAGAATGCGGGCCGTGGGCTACGCGGACAGTCGGCCTCTGGTGCCCAACAATTCAGAAGACAACCGACGAAGAAATCGACGGGTCGAGTTCTATTACCACTCCCCGGACGCTCAATCCTGGTGA
- a CDS encoding motility protein A codes for MDIGTLLGLISGVIFVFIAIMLGGDFMGFVNAPSALIVLGGTVSVTFIMFPMGVVLGSFKVALKAFFSRSPNPKLVIDEVVALANLARKESLIALERATISDKFLKKGVMLIADGTEERLVRTILETELSFTQQRHRQGQGVFKGMGAMAPAFGMIGTLIGLVNMLQVLDDPTAIGPGMALALLTTLYGALMANLAFIPISKKLEERSLEEVTIMEMTMEGVMSILRGENPRLILEKLESFVPPALRQE; via the coding sequence ATGGATATCGGAACCCTGCTCGGCTTGATCAGCGGCGTCATCTTCGTCTTCATCGCCATCATGCTCGGCGGCGACTTCATGGGCTTCGTCAACGCCCCGTCGGCGCTGATCGTATTAGGCGGCACCGTTTCCGTAACCTTCATCATGTTCCCCATGGGCGTGGTGCTGGGATCGTTCAAGGTGGCGCTGAAAGCCTTTTTCTCCAGAAGCCCCAACCCCAAGCTCGTCATCGACGAGGTGGTCGCCCTGGCCAACCTGGCCCGCAAGGAAAGCCTGATCGCCCTGGAACGAGCCACGATTTCGGACAAGTTTTTGAAAAAAGGCGTGATGCTGATCGCCGACGGCACCGAGGAGCGGCTGGTCCGGACCATCCTGGAGACCGAACTCAGCTTCACCCAGCAGCGCCACCGCCAGGGGCAAGGCGTGTTCAAGGGCATGGGGGCCATGGCTCCGGCCTTCGGGATGATCGGCACCCTGATCGGCCTGGTGAACATGCTCCAGGTTCTGGACGACCCCACGGCCATCGGGCCGGGCATGGCCCTGGCCCTGCTGACCACTCTTTACGGCGCCCTGATGGCCAATCTGGCCTTCATCCCCATTTCCAAAAAGCTGGAAGAACGCTCCCTGGAGGAAGTCACGATCATGGAAATGACCATGGAAGGGGTGATGTCCATTCTGCGCGGGGAAAACCCGCGCCTGATCCTGGAAAAGCTGGAGTCCTTCGTGCCCCCGGCCCTGCGCCAAGAATAG
- a CDS encoding DUF342 domain-containing protein, translating to MIFVLKHHFDPDFNHLNIKPKARGNERVDHLNRDYVHNVVVGQILAELVQIADDEAGRHDSRFILNQPVFPVGANTEVDPRNVNFLLATANGYVYYDPDGRISVKTLLNVRRDVDYATGNISFVGDVVVHGSVRSGFKVKGRNILVKGTVEAASLDASQSIRVEAGIKGDKQAELKAKNSIKVRFCENALISAGKNVLVESVCLHCKVLAGNALAVGDRLIGGEVVCGRLVRVGAQLGGGVSTTTTISLGYDPFLMQKISDMESTIRTLKARRESLGARNKQSQAEAKLIGELDHKLSILDKQRFAYSERISVSDLASCAVIVPGQIRPGVELSIGQAFLSISDTVSNVNLTLRDGQIEVTFPAEPKKEKTS from the coding sequence ATGATTTTTGTTTTGAAGCATCACTTTGATCCGGATTTCAACCACCTGAACATCAAGCCCAAGGCACGGGGCAACGAACGGGTGGACCACCTGAACCGCGACTACGTCCACAACGTGGTGGTCGGACAGATCCTGGCCGAACTGGTCCAGATAGCCGACGACGAAGCAGGCCGGCATGATTCCCGATTCATTCTGAACCAACCTGTTTTTCCCGTCGGCGCGAACACCGAGGTCGACCCTCGGAACGTCAACTTCCTGCTGGCCACGGCCAACGGATACGTCTATTACGACCCGGACGGGCGGATCTCCGTCAAAACCCTGCTCAATGTCCGCCGGGACGTGGATTATGCCACGGGTAACATTTCCTTTGTCGGAGATGTTGTGGTGCATGGTTCGGTTCGCTCCGGATTCAAGGTCAAGGGTCGGAACATCCTGGTCAAAGGGACGGTAGAGGCCGCGTCCCTTGATGCCTCCCAATCCATCCGGGTGGAAGCTGGCATCAAAGGGGACAAGCAGGCCGAATTGAAGGCCAAAAACAGCATCAAGGTCAGGTTTTGCGAAAACGCCCTGATCAGTGCCGGCAAAAACGTTCTGGTGGAAAGCGTCTGCCTGCATTGCAAGGTGCTGGCGGGCAACGCCCTGGCCGTTGGCGACAGGCTTATCGGGGGTGAAGTGGTCTGCGGGCGATTGGTCCGGGTCGGCGCCCAACTGGGCGGCGGGGTGAGCACCACGACCACCATCTCCCTGGGCTATGATCCGTTTTTAATGCAAAAAATCAGCGACATGGAAAGCACGATCCGGACACTGAAAGCTCGTCGGGAATCCCTGGGCGCACGGAACAAGCAAAGCCAGGCCGAAGCGAAGCTGATTGGGGAACTGGACCATAAACTGTCGATTCTGGACAAGCAGCGCTTCGCCTATTCCGAACGGATCTCCGTTTCGGATCTGGCTTCATGCGCGGTGATCGTGCCCGGACAAATCAGGCCGGGAGTTGAGCTCAGCATCGGCCAAGCCTTTTTGTCCATCTCCGACACTGTTTCCAACGTCAATCTGACGCTGCGCGACGGACAAATCGAAGTGACGTTCCCCGCGGAACCAAAAAAAGAGAAGACCTCCTAG